The Candidatus Alcyoniella australis region AGCGACCCCGGGGCGATCAAAAACCCCGAGGTGCTCAAGACCATGGAAGCGCTACAGCGCGACCTGGAGATGCTGCCCGAGGTCACGACCACCAGCTCGATCGCCGACCTGCTCTCAATGGTCACCCGCGTGCAGCAGCGCGGCCACCCGTTCTACGAGCTGATCCCCAACGAATACACCGAGGCCGCGCTCTACCTCGAGCTGATCTTCGGCAACGCCGAGCCCGGCGATCTCAACCGTTTCATCACCACCGATTTTAAAGACGCCAACATCTCGGTCTACCTCTCGGACCACAAGGGCGATACCCTACGTGCGGTGATCGCCCGCACCCAGCGCTTCATTGAGGCGCACCCGATGGAACAGGCGCGCTTCCGTCTGGCGGGCAACATGGGTGGGCTGCTCGCCGCGGTCAACGAGACCATCGTCGCCTCCCAGGCGCGAGTGACGATAGTGGCCTTCATGATCGTCTTCCTGTTCTGCGCGATCATCTACCGCTCGGTAGTGGCCGGCCTGTTCTTCCTGGTGCCGATCGCCGTCTCGAACTACATGACCTACGCGGTGATGGGCGCGGTGGGCATCGGCCTGGACGTCAACGCGCTGCCCGTGATCTCGCTGGGGGTCGGGCTGGGCGTGGACTTCGGGCTGTACGTTATCGGCCGACTCGAAGAGGAGTTCCGTCTCAGCGGCGATTTGGCCGCGGCCACGGCGCAGTCGATCAAGACCGCGGGCAAGGCTGTACTGTTCACCGCCTCGACGATGGTCGCCGGCGTGGTGTTCTGGGCCTTCTCCTATCTGCGCTTCCAGGCCGAGATGGGAATCCTGCTCGCGTTCTGGATGATCACCAGCATGCTCGGCGGACTGATCCTGCTGCCGACCCTGGTGATGCTGATTAAGCCGCGGTTCATCACCAAGCAGCATCCGGCCAAAAACGCGGAGTGAGTGGGTAGAACAAACAATCGATCCCGGCTAAATTCCAACAGATGGAACTTGAGCAGTTACAGCCGATAGTGCCGGGGATGTTCCTGTTGCCCGCCGAGGACAACGGTCGCTTTCCCCGCAGCCACTGCATCGTGGTGCGCGGCGAGACTGAGGCGCTGATCGACGCGGGCTGCGGCATCGAGCGTCTGCGAGCCCTGCGCGAGCGCTGGACTCCCGAACTGGTGATCGCCAGCCACTCGCATCCGGACCACGTGGGCGGGCTGTGGCTGTTCGACGACTGTCGAATCTTCAGCCCGTCGCAACACTCAGAGATCTTCTGGCGCTTTGACCCGCAGTCCCAGCGGCTGACCGAGCCCGGCGAGATCGCGAAGCAGTGGATCGAGTTCGTGACGCAGGCCACGGGCGTGCGCGAGGTAGGGTTCACCGATCTCTACGACGACGGACACGAGTTCCAGCTCGGTCGAATAAAGTTGCAGGCGATCCACGCGCCGGGGCATTTGGACGACGCCTACGTATTCTTCGAGCCGCATCACGGCGTGGCCCTGACATTCGACATCGACCTCACCGGCTTCGGCCCGTGGTACGGCCATCGCGAGTGCGACATCGACCAAATGCTCGACGCCATTGAGCTGGTGCGCGCGCTGAAACCCAAGC contains the following coding sequences:
- a CDS encoding MBL fold metallo-hydrolase, whose translation is MELEQLQPIVPGMFLLPAEDNGRFPRSHCIVVRGETEALIDAGCGIERLRALRERWTPELVIASHSHPDHVGGLWLFDDCRIFSPSQHSEIFWRFDPQSQRLTEPGEIAKQWIEFVTQATGVREVGFTDLYDDGHEFQLGRIKLQAIHAPGHLDDAYVFFEPHHGVALTFDIDLTGFGPWYGHRECDIDQMLDAIELVRALKPKLVVSSHKGIVRDDIDGRLVRYAAVIDQRDARLIELLRNPQTLDQLVEQSPIYGGFPYAPLVMRYWERQMIDKHLARLHQRGLVVRQGDSWATAPRGGRS